Below is a window of Streptomyces sp. ITFR-16 DNA.
CACCGCCGGGGGCCACTCCCGTGTCCGGGCCGGCCTCGGGAAGGGCGCTCCCGTCAGGCGGCCGGGGCGAGTCTGGCGGTGTCCTGGCGGGCGGGGGCGACGCCGAAGATGTCCACCGCGTGGTAGTACGTCCAGGCGGTGGCGTTGCAGGACGTCAGCTTGGCGCCCGAGTAGGCGGAGCACACGCGCTTGAGGTCCGCGTAGAGCGCGGAGTCGAGGCGGGCCTTGTTGGCCGGGAAGGTGCCGGCCGCCTTGTAGTTGCGGTAGCCGAAGTCGTGGCGGGCGCAGGCGGTCTGGAAGGGGAACCCGAACGGGTTGTCGGGGGAGGTGCTGCAGTAGTCCGTCGACCAGTCGAAGCCGTACGTGCCCCAGGCGCCCTGGTTGTTGCGGGCGGCGTTCCAGGCGTTGTAGCTGGAGGCGCTCGTCTGGGTCCAGGAGCTGAGGACCTGGGGCTTGTCCGCGGGGGCGGCCGAGGCGGATGCGGCAGGCAGCAGGGCGAGCGGGAGCGACAGGGTGGCCGTGACGAGCAGGGTGGCGATGCGGCGATGCATGAGCAACCTCCGGAAGATGTAAGGGGGTTGTGGCGTCTGTGCGCCTCGTGGGTCGCACGAGGTCGCACCAGAATGCCGTCATGCACCTGTCATGCCTAGGTGTTTCGTCAACTGGACGCCCAAGGTTGGCGTCCGCGTCGGGCCGCGTCCGCGTCGGCGGCCCGACGCGGACGCGGAGCCGCCCTTATGCCGCGGTCGAACCGCCGCCCGCGGCCGGCGCGTGCGGCGCCCCGGCCGTCTCCGCGGCCTCCGCCGCATCCGGCTTCCGGCGCATCGCCAGCAGCAGGGTGACCACCGTGCCCGCCACCGCCCAGGCGGACAGCACCAGCAGGGGACCGGTCACCGCGTTGCCCCTGAAGTACGCGATCGAGCGCGCCACCCAGGTTCCGGCCCCCGGCGGCAGGGCGGGGCCGATCGCCCGCCAGAAGTCCGGCAGCATCGGCAGCGGGAAGGCGCCGCCCGCGCTCGGGTTGCCCGCGATCACCACGAGCAGGACGGCCAGGCCGATGCCGACGATGCCGGTGAGCGCCTCCAGGGCGAGGGTGACCATGCCGACCGCGAAGACGGTCAGTGCGCCCAGGCCCGCGAGGCCCCAGAAGCTGCCGGGCAGGGCGCCGAGGATCGGGCCGATGATGATCGCGCCGCCGATGCCGCCCGCGATCGAGTACAGCGCCATGACCCCGGTCCGGATCACCGCGCGCTGACGGTTGGCCGGGCGGGTGCCCGCGCTGATGGCCAGGATCGAGGCGCAGAGGTAGCCGCCGACGCACCAGCCGACGACCAGGTAGAACGAGGAGAGCCCGTCGAAGTCCTGGCCGGAGGCCGGGGCGACGTCCACGGCGCGCACCGTGCGCTTCTGGGTGAACTCCACCTTCTTGATGATCTGCGTCAGCGATGTGGCCAGCACGGTGCCGCCGCCGGAGGCGACCAGCACGGTGTCGGTGCTGCCCCGGGGGTCGACGATCAGGGCACCGTCGATGTCACGGTTGAGGATCTGCCGGCGGGCGGTCGCCGCGTCGGCGACGGCGCGGGGGTCCAGGGGGCCGCCGGGCAGGTGGTCCAGCTGCGTGACGAGGCGGGCGGACACCTGCTGGGGCGCGACGACGGCGAAGGGGACGTCCGTCGGCTTCGGCTTGTGGAGCGCTCCGACGTAGGACGCGATGAACAGCAGTTGCAGCGCCAGTACGCCGATGACGAGCAGTGCGGCCCGTGGTGTGACGGCGTTCTTCACCTCGTCAGCGAAAGTCATGCCCCCACGCTCCGGGGTGCCCGTCCTCCACGCAGTCGGGGCCGGGCCGAATGGCTGAGCGGGCGGCCGGAGGCGGCCCGTATCTCTGCCCCCGGCCGTCGGGCGCTCATCGCATCCCTGCGGTGCTGGCGGGGCGTACCGCGCCCGGTCCGAAGCGGGCGCGGGCGCGGTCGGCCGCGGCCTCGATGCGGCGGGCCCGGTCGTCGTCCGGGCCGAAGGCCAGCTGCCGGGAGGCGGAGTCCGCGTCGCCGAGTTCGCCCGCGCGCAGGGCGAGGGAGCGGACCCGGGCCCGCTGGAGCCCCAGAGCACCGAGCAGTGCGTGGGCCGCGATGCGGAGCCGGGGGGTGTGTGCGGTGGCCTCGGGCAGAGTGCGGTTGCGGGTGGTCGTCGACCGGTCGGCGTACAGGACGGTCAGGGTCAGTGCCCGGCAGGTCTGCCGCTCGTCGCGGAGGCGGGCGCCGAGCTGTTCGGTCAGGTGGGTCAGGGCCGCCCGCTGGCGGGCGGCGTCGGACTCGTCGTGGTCGAAGCGGTGCTCGGCGTCGATCGTGCGGGGCGGGGCGCCGGTGGTGACGCGGGTGGGGTCGATGCCGGCCGCGCGTTCGCGCAGCTCACGCCCGGTCGCTGTGCCCAGGATGCGCTGGAGGGTGAGCAGCGGGGTGGCCGCGATCCGGTCGGCGGTGCGCAGGCCGTACGAGGCCAGGGTGCGGGCGGTGGCCGGGCCGACGCCGGGCAGCGCGGTGGCGGGGAGCCCGGTGAGGAACCGGGTGACGGCCTCGGGGTCGTCCGGGACGGTGCGGATGGCGCCGGGCTCCCCGCGGTGGGCGGCGAGCCGGGCGAGGAGCGGGTTGGGGCCGATGCCGACCGTCATGTCGAGGCCGTGGAGCGCGGCCGCGCGCATCCGGATCAGGGCCGCGAGCCCGGCGGCGTCGCGGTCGAAGTAGCGGGTGCTTCCGGATACGTCGGCGAGTGCCGCGTCCGGGGGGAGGGCCTGGGCGACGGGGGTGAACTCGCCGACCATGTCGAGGAGTCGGCGGTATACGGGGTCCGGCTGCGGGGCGCCGAAGTGGAGGTAGAGGATCATCGCCGGTCACCCCGCGCTTCCGGGGCTCGCGTGGTGAAAGGACCGCGCGTCGAGCGCGTCGAGCGCGGGCAGGCCGGCGGAGGCGGGTGTGCCGGGCGGCTGGAGGTCGGCCCAGGGGTGCAGGGCGTATCCGTTCGGCTGGGTGAGGGTGCGGTGCGGCGCGGCCCGGCGCGGGGTGGGCCCGGTGCGGGTGAGGCGGTCGGCGACGGCGGCGGGACCGCCCTCGCGGTACAGGTCGATCAGCTCGGCCAGGTTCCAGGCCGCGGTGCCGGTGATGCTGAAGGCGCGCGGCGGACGGCGGGCCAGGGTGCCGCGCACGAGCAGCAGGCTGCTGTGGAACACCGTGTGGGCGCAGCGTGCGTGGCTGTCCTCGAAGAACGCCAGGTCGGACAGGCCGGTGGGGTCGTCCAGGGTGGCGAAGATGACGCGCTTGCCCGAGCGGATCGGCGGGGTCTGGGTGGCGACCTTGACGCCGGCGACGAGCACGGTGGAGCCGTGCCGGAGGCCCGCCAGATCGGCGGCGGGGGTCGCACCGATGTCGGCGAGCAGGGAGCGGTGCTCGTCGAGGAGGTGGTGGGAGACATCCATGCCGAGCACGTCGAGTTCGGCGGCGAGCTGTTCGGAGGCGTTCATGACCGGCAGGCCCGTGAGGGTGGCCGCGGTGTCGTCGTCCGGCTCGGCGCCGACGCTCTCCGAGTGTTCGATGGGGAGCTGACCGGTGGCGGAGCCACCCGTGCCGCGCCCCGAGCGGTGCAGCTCGGAGACCTTCAGCAGCAGCTCGCGGCGGGACCCGAACGGGCTCAACGCGCCTACCTGGGCGAGGCGTTCGGCCAGCGGGCGGCTGGGCCGGGCGCGCTCCCAGAAGTCTTCGACCGAGGCGTACGGCTGCCCGTCCGTGATGCGTTTGCTCTCGGCCTCGCTGATGCCGCGGACCTGCGAGAGGCCGATCCGCACCCCCCACTTACCGGACACTAGTTCGATTATGTGTGCGGCCTGGGAGCGGTTGACGTCGGGCAGCAGCAGCGGCACCCCGTGACGCCGGGCGTCGGCGGCCAGGACGCGTTTGTGGTACATCCCCGGGTCGTGCGTGAGCAGCCCCGCGAGCAGGGCCGCCATCCGGTGGGCCTTGAGCCAGCTCGACTGGTAGGCGGGCTGCGCGAAGGCCGCGGCGTGCGCCTTGGCGAAGCCGAAGCTGCCGAAGTTCTCCAGGGTCTTCCACACATCCCGTACGACCTGTACCGGGTAGTCGCGCCGACGGGCCTGATCGGCGAACCAGGCCCGGACCCGGCCCTGCCGCTCGGGGACGGACAGGGCGCGGCGGGCCTCGTCCGCCGTACCCCGGTCGCAGCCGGTCATCACCCTCATGATCTCGATCACCTGCTCGTGGTAGACCACCTGCCCCTCGGTCTCCGCCAGGATCGGCTTCAGGTCGCGGTGCGCGTAACGGGTCCCGTTCCGGCTGTCCCGGGCCTTGATCAGTGGATCCACCATGTTCGCCGCGACCGGTCCGGGCCGGAACAGGCTGATGTCGAGCGCCAGGTCGCCGAAGGACCGCGGCCGCAGGTTCCGTACCAGTTCCCGCTGGCCCGGACTCTCCAGCTGGAAGGTGCCCAGGGTGTCCCCTGAGCAGATCAGGTCGTACGTGGCGGGGTCGTCCGGCGGCACCTGTGCGGGGTCGTTCAGGTCGAGGGGTTCACCGGTGACGCGTTCGATCTCGGCGGCCGCGTGCGCGAGCGCCGACTGCATCCGTACGCCGATGACGTCGATCTTCGGGTGACCGGTGTCCTCGATGTCCTCCTTGTCGAACTGGGACATGGCGATGTTCTCGACGGTGGTCGGTGCCGTCGGGGTGCGCCGTACCAGGGCCGCGTCGGAGACGAGCAGCCCGCACGGGTGCATCGCAGCCTCGAACGGCAGCTCGTCGAGCGCCTCCACCAGCTCCCAGAGCCGGCCGTGGTCCTCGGCGGCGACCTCGCGCAGCTCCGGCAGCTCGTCGAGCGCGGCCCGCACGTCCTTGGCCCGGATGTGCGGGAACGCCTTGCCCAGCCGGGCCGCCTGGTCCGGGGCCATGCCGCGGGCGCGGGCCACGACCTCGATCGCCCCGCGTGCCCGGTAGGTCTTGTAGACGGCGAGCGTCGCCACCCGGTCGGCCCCGAACCGCTCCCGTACCGCCTGGTAGACCTCCAGGCGGCGGGCCGACTCGACGTCCAGGTCGATGTCGGGCAGGGCCGAGCGGTGCTCGGACAGGAAGCGCTCCATCACCAGGCCGTGTGCCACCGGGTCGACCGGGCTGATTCCCAGCAGATGCGTGACCAGCGAGCCCACGCCCGAGCCGCGCGCGGCCACGCGGACGCCGAGCCGCTGGGCCTGCG
It encodes the following:
- the dnaE gene encoding DNA polymerase III subunit alpha, translating into MSFTHLHAASGYSLRYGASHPYALAERAAERGLDALALTDRDSLAGSVRFAKACAEAGVRPLFGVDLAVPGVPASGPVPAKRQRTPSRGGAFVTEAPQRAVFLARTARGWAELCRLVSAASDQGVTWEDLSCPDGELFVLLGADSEVGQALASGRPDRAATLLGPWRERFGRSLRIETSWHGRSGTGPGSLRLAARMAGFAADQQVVPVLTNAVRYADPDRGEVADILDSARLLVPIDARDASRLDSGQRWLKDTGEMERIAGRITEAAGGRSGDARRLLAATEETAEACVVDPGDAFGLGRLNLPEPELVGASTESADRVLADRCAAGMLSRAYHRKAERWDRLENELRIIAGHGFAGYFLTVAEVAAQAQRLGVRVAARGSGVGSLVTHLLGISPVDPVAHGLVMERFLSEHRSALPDIDLDVESARRLEVYQAVRERFGADRVATLAVYKTYRARGAIEVVARARGMAPDQAARLGKAFPHIRAKDVRAALDELPELREVAAEDHGRLWELVEALDELPFEAAMHPCGLLVSDAALVRRTPTAPTTVENIAMSQFDKEDIEDTGHPKIDVIGVRMQSALAHAAAEIERVTGEPLDLNDPAQVPPDDPATYDLICSGDTLGTFQLESPGQRELVRNLRPRSFGDLALDISLFRPGPVAANMVDPLIKARDSRNGTRYAHRDLKPILAETEGQVVYHEQVIEIMRVMTGCDRGTADEARRALSVPERQGRVRAWFADQARRRDYPVQVVRDVWKTLENFGSFGFAKAHAAAFAQPAYQSSWLKAHRMAALLAGLLTHDPGMYHKRVLAADARRHGVPLLLPDVNRSQAAHIIELVSGKWGVRIGLSQVRGISEAESKRITDGQPYASVEDFWERARPSRPLAERLAQVGALSPFGSRRELLLKVSELHRSGRGTGGSATGQLPIEHSESVGAEPDDDTAATLTGLPVMNASEQLAAELDVLGMDVSHHLLDEHRSLLADIGATPAADLAGLRHGSTVLVAGVKVATQTPPIRSGKRVIFATLDDPTGLSDLAFFEDSHARCAHTVFHSSLLLVRGTLARRPPRAFSITGTAAWNLAELIDLYREGGPAAVADRLTRTGPTPRRAAPHRTLTQPNGYALHPWADLQPPGTPASAGLPALDALDARSFHHASPGSAG
- a CDS encoding DNA polymerase thumb domain-containing protein; this translates as MILYLHFGAPQPDPVYRRLLDMVGEFTPVAQALPPDAALADVSGSTRYFDRDAAGLAALIRMRAAALHGLDMTVGIGPNPLLARLAAHRGEPGAIRTVPDDPEAVTRFLTGLPATALPGVGPATARTLASYGLRTADRIAATPLLTLQRILGTATGRELRERAAGIDPTRVTTGAPPRTIDAEHRFDHDESDAARQRAALTHLTEQLGARLRDERQTCRALTLTVLYADRSTTTRNRTLPEATAHTPRLRIAAHALLGALGLQRARVRSLALRAGELGDADSASRQLAFGPDDDRARRIEAAADRARARFGPGAVRPASTAGMR
- a CDS encoding DUF3533 domain-containing protein, whose product is MTFADEVKNAVTPRAALLVIGVLALQLLFIASYVGALHKPKPTDVPFAVVAPQQVSARLVTQLDHLPGGPLDPRAVADAATARRQILNRDIDGALIVDPRGSTDTVLVASGGGTVLATSLTQIIKKVEFTQKRTVRAVDVAPASGQDFDGLSSFYLVVGWCVGGYLCASILAISAGTRPANRQRAVIRTGVMALYSIAGGIGGAIIIGPILGALPGSFWGLAGLGALTVFAVGMVTLALEALTGIVGIGLAVLLVVIAGNPSAGGAFPLPMLPDFWRAIGPALPPGAGTWVARSIAYFRGNAVTGPLLVLSAWAVAGTVVTLLLAMRRKPDAAEAAETAGAPHAPAAGGGSTAA
- a CDS encoding phospholipase codes for the protein MHRRIATLLVTATLSLPLALLPAASASAAPADKPQVLSSWTQTSASSYNAWNAARNNQGAWGTYGFDWSTDYCSTSPDNPFGFPFQTACARHDFGYRNYKAAGTFPANKARLDSALYADLKRVCSAYSGAKLTSCNATAWTYYHAVDIFGVAPARQDTARLAPAA